The following proteins are co-located in the Castanea sativa cultivar Marrone di Chiusa Pesio chromosome 8, ASM4071231v1 genome:
- the LOC142605609 gene encoding peptidyl-prolyl cis-trans isomerase CYP71 isoform X1 yields the protein MEEPQNGAVGSAPAETEEEPIVGPGPAPRARPKRPLQFEQAYLDALPSANMYEKSYMHRDVVTHVAVSPADFFITGSADGHLKFWKKKPIGIEFAKHFRSHLGPIEGIAVSVDGLLCGTISNDRSVKIYDVVNYDMMVMIGLPFVPGAIEWVYKQGDVKARVAISDRNSSFVHIYDARSGSNEPIISKEIHLCPVKVMKYNPVFDAVISADVKGIIEYWSPATLQFPENEVNFRLKSDTNLFEIVKCKTSVSAIEVSPDGKQFVITSPDRRIRVFWFRTGKLRRVYDESLEVAQDLQRSDAPLYRLEAIDFGRRMAVEKEIEKTESAPQPNAVFDESSNFVIYAALLGIKVVNLHTNKVARILGKVENNDRFLRIALYQGDRSSKKVRKIPAAAANVNESKEPLTDPTLLCCAFKKHRIYLFSQREPEEPEDATKGRDVFNEKPPPDELLAVSDIGKSVTTSLPDNVILHTTMGDIHMRLYPEECPKTVENFTTHCRNGYYDNLIFHRVIKGFMVQTGDPLGDGTGGQSIWGREFEDEFHKSLRHDRPFTVSMANAGPNTNGSQFFITTVATPWLDNKHTVFARVIKGMDVVQAIEKVKTDKGDRPYQDVKILNVTVPKS from the exons ATGGAGGAACCACAAAACGGCGCCGTAGGCTCTGCGCCAGCAGAGACCGAAGAGGAGCCCATAGTCGGGCCGGGTCCTGCCCCGCGCGCCCGACCCAAGCGACCCCTCCAGTTCGAGCAGGCCTATCTCGACGCGCTTCCCTCCGCTAACAT GTATGAGAAAAGTTATATGCATCGCGACGTGGTCACGCATGTGGCTGTCTCTCCGGCAGATTTCTTCATCACTGGAAGCGCTGATG GGCATTTGAAGTTCTGGAAGAAAAAGCCTATCGGTATTGAGTTTGCAAAGCATTTTAGATCCCATCTCGGTCCAATTGAAGGAATAGCT GTTAGTGTTGATGGGTTGCTTTGTGGTACCATTTCAAATGATCGTTCTGTGAAGATATATGATGTGGTTAACTATGATATGATGGTCATGATTGGCCTACCATTTGTTCCTGGTGCCATTGAATGGGTCTACAAACAAGGTGATGTCAAAGCGAGGGTTGCCATTAGTGATcggaactcctcatttgtgcaCATATATGATGCTAGATCTGGTTCAAATGAACCAATCATCTCCAAAGAG ATACATTTGTGCCCGGTAAAAGTTATGAAGTACAACCCTGTATTTGATGCTGTGATATCTGCCGATGTGAAGGGAATTATTGAGTATTGGAGCCCCGCTACACTTCAGTTCCCAGAAAATGA GGTGAATTTTAGATTGAAAAGTGATACGAATCTCTTTGAAATTGTGAAATGCAAAACTTCTGTTTCTGCTATTGAG GTGAGTCCAGATGGTAAGCAATTTGTGATTACATCACCTGATCGTAGGATAAGAGTGTTTTGGTTCAGAACGGGTAAACTAAGACGAGTTTATGATGAATCCCTTGAG GTGGCACAAGATCTTCAGAGAAGTGATGCTCCCTTATATCGATTGGAAGCTATTGATTTTGGGCGAAGAATGGCTGTTGAGAAGGAAATTGAGAAAACAGAAAGCGCACCACAACCAAATGCAGTTTTTGATGAAAGCTCTAATTTTGTCATATATGCAGCCCTCCTTGGGATAAAA GTAGTAAACTTGCACACCAATAAAGTTGCCCGAATTCTTGGAAAGGTGGAGAACAATGATAGATTTTTGAGAATTGCACTATATCAAGGTGACCGAAGCAgtaaaaaagttagaaaaattcCTGCAGCTGCAGCAAATGTAAATGAGAGCAAAGAGCCTTTGACAGATCCCACTCTTCTATGTTGTGCTTTCAAGAAGCACAGAATATATCTTTTCAG TCAAAGAGAACCAGAGGAGCCTGAAGATGCAACTAAGGGAAGAGATGTGTTTAATGAGAAGCCTCCTCCTGATGAACTTTTAGCCGTGTCTGATATTGGAAAGTCTGTGACAACATCTCTTCCTGACAATGTG ATTCTGCATACCACAATGGGTGATATTCACATGAGATTGTACCCAGAGGAATGTCCAAAAACTGTGGAGAACTTTACAACACACTGCCGGAATGGCTACTATGATAATCTCATTTTTCACCGCGTCATCAAAGGCTTCATGGTACAGACAGGAGATCCTTTGGGAGATGGCACTGGAGGGCAATCTATTTGGGGCAGGGAGTTTGAGGATGAGTTTCACAAGag TTTACGACATGACAGGCCTTTCACCGTGTCAATGGCAAATGCAGGCCCAAACACTAATGGGTCTCAATTCTTTATCACCACAGTGGCTACTCCTTGGCTGGACAACAAGCATACGGTTTTTGCTAGAGTTATAAAGGGAATGGATGTTGTACAG GCTATAGAGAAAGTGAAGACAGATAAAGGTGATAGGCCATACCAAGATGTGAAAATTCTAAATGTGACTGTTCCCAAGTCTTAA
- the LOC142605609 gene encoding peptidyl-prolyl cis-trans isomerase CYP71 isoform X2, protein MQVSVDGLLCGTISNDRSVKIYDVVNYDMMVMIGLPFVPGAIEWVYKQGDVKARVAISDRNSSFVHIYDARSGSNEPIISKEIHLCPVKVMKYNPVFDAVISADVKGIIEYWSPATLQFPENEVNFRLKSDTNLFEIVKCKTSVSAIEVSPDGKQFVITSPDRRIRVFWFRTGKLRRVYDESLEVAQDLQRSDAPLYRLEAIDFGRRMAVEKEIEKTESAPQPNAVFDESSNFVIYAALLGIKVVNLHTNKVARILGKVENNDRFLRIALYQGDRSSKKVRKIPAAAANVNESKEPLTDPTLLCCAFKKHRIYLFSQREPEEPEDATKGRDVFNEKPPPDELLAVSDIGKSVTTSLPDNVILHTTMGDIHMRLYPEECPKTVENFTTHCRNGYYDNLIFHRVIKGFMVQTGDPLGDGTGGQSIWGREFEDEFHKSLRHDRPFTVSMANAGPNTNGSQFFITTVATPWLDNKHTVFARVIKGMDVVQAIEKVKTDKGDRPYQDVKILNVTVPKS, encoded by the exons ATGCAGGTTAGTGTTGATGGGTTGCTTTGTGGTACCATTTCAAATGATCGTTCTGTGAAGATATATGATGTGGTTAACTATGATATGATGGTCATGATTGGCCTACCATTTGTTCCTGGTGCCATTGAATGGGTCTACAAACAAGGTGATGTCAAAGCGAGGGTTGCCATTAGTGATcggaactcctcatttgtgcaCATATATGATGCTAGATCTGGTTCAAATGAACCAATCATCTCCAAAGAG ATACATTTGTGCCCGGTAAAAGTTATGAAGTACAACCCTGTATTTGATGCTGTGATATCTGCCGATGTGAAGGGAATTATTGAGTATTGGAGCCCCGCTACACTTCAGTTCCCAGAAAATGA GGTGAATTTTAGATTGAAAAGTGATACGAATCTCTTTGAAATTGTGAAATGCAAAACTTCTGTTTCTGCTATTGAG GTGAGTCCAGATGGTAAGCAATTTGTGATTACATCACCTGATCGTAGGATAAGAGTGTTTTGGTTCAGAACGGGTAAACTAAGACGAGTTTATGATGAATCCCTTGAG GTGGCACAAGATCTTCAGAGAAGTGATGCTCCCTTATATCGATTGGAAGCTATTGATTTTGGGCGAAGAATGGCTGTTGAGAAGGAAATTGAGAAAACAGAAAGCGCACCACAACCAAATGCAGTTTTTGATGAAAGCTCTAATTTTGTCATATATGCAGCCCTCCTTGGGATAAAA GTAGTAAACTTGCACACCAATAAAGTTGCCCGAATTCTTGGAAAGGTGGAGAACAATGATAGATTTTTGAGAATTGCACTATATCAAGGTGACCGAAGCAgtaaaaaagttagaaaaattcCTGCAGCTGCAGCAAATGTAAATGAGAGCAAAGAGCCTTTGACAGATCCCACTCTTCTATGTTGTGCTTTCAAGAAGCACAGAATATATCTTTTCAG TCAAAGAGAACCAGAGGAGCCTGAAGATGCAACTAAGGGAAGAGATGTGTTTAATGAGAAGCCTCCTCCTGATGAACTTTTAGCCGTGTCTGATATTGGAAAGTCTGTGACAACATCTCTTCCTGACAATGTG ATTCTGCATACCACAATGGGTGATATTCACATGAGATTGTACCCAGAGGAATGTCCAAAAACTGTGGAGAACTTTACAACACACTGCCGGAATGGCTACTATGATAATCTCATTTTTCACCGCGTCATCAAAGGCTTCATGGTACAGACAGGAGATCCTTTGGGAGATGGCACTGGAGGGCAATCTATTTGGGGCAGGGAGTTTGAGGATGAGTTTCACAAGag TTTACGACATGACAGGCCTTTCACCGTGTCAATGGCAAATGCAGGCCCAAACACTAATGGGTCTCAATTCTTTATCACCACAGTGGCTACTCCTTGGCTGGACAACAAGCATACGGTTTTTGCTAGAGTTATAAAGGGAATGGATGTTGTACAG GCTATAGAGAAAGTGAAGACAGATAAAGGTGATAGGCCATACCAAGATGTGAAAATTCTAAATGTGACTGTTCCCAAGTCTTAA